CTGGTTCAACACGAGCTGGCTGCTGGAGCGGGGGCTGCGGACGCACGGCGAGCGGGAGCCTGCCGACGCCCTGCGCGCGGCGGTGCCCGCCCTCGCCGGGGCCAGCGGCTTCGCCGAGTACGTCGACCCGTACACCGGCGAGGCGTGCGGCGCGACCGGCTTCAGCTGGACCGCCGCGCTCGCACTGGACCTGCTGCACGCGCGCCGGGGCCCCACCGTGTCCCGGACGGCCACCGGCGCGTTCGACACCAGTGACAAGGGAGGGGACCGGCGATGACGGACCGGCATCATCTGCTCGTGCACGGGGCGACCTTCGCCGCCGTGGGCGACCGCGGCGACATCAGCGGGGTACGGGGCGGCAGCTCGCCCGACGGGCTGTTCGTGCGCGACGCCCGGCACCTCAGCCGCTGGCAGCTCACCCTCGACGGCGCGGTGCCCGAGGTGCTCACCCCGGTCGCCGACGGCGACACGGCCCGCTGTGCGCTGGTGCCGCGCGGGGGCCGGCAGGAGCCGCCCGGGCACACCCTCTTCCGGGAACAGGCCGTCGGCGACAGCTCGTTCGTCGAGTCCCTGCGGGTGACCAGCAACCGCCCGGCGCCCACCACCGTCCGGCTCGCCCTCACCGCCGACGTCGACTTCACCGACCAGTTCGAGCTCCGCTCCGACCACCGCACCTACGTCAAGGCCGGCGCCGTGCGCTCGCGCCAGATCCTGGACGACGGCATCCAGTTCACCTACCGGCGGGCCGAGTGGCGGTCCTGCACGACCATCACGGCCGAGCCCGCCCCGGACGCCGTCGAGGAGACCGGCACCGGTGCCCGCCGTCTGGTGTGGACCCTGGAGCTGGAACCCCACGGCACCACCGAGCTGATGCTGCGTGTGATGGCCCGCCCGCACGGCGACCGGCGCGCCCTGCGGGTCCCGCGTTCCCCCGCCTCGGTGCGCGAGCAGGTCCTCGGCCTGGAGGAGCGGTTCGTGGAGGGCGTCGCCTTCCCGGCCGGCCGGCCGGAGCTGGCCAGGGCCTGCGCCCGCGGCCTGGCCGACCTGGCCGCGCTCCAGGTGCCCGCGACCGGACCGGACGGCGAGGAGCTGCGCGTCCCGGCCGCCGGTGCCCCCCTGGTTCCTCACCCTGCTCGGCCGGGACGCGCTGCTCACCGCCCTGTTCACGCTGCCGTACCGGCCCCGGTCGGCCGCCGCCACGCTGCTCGCGCTGGCCGCGACGCAGGCGACCGGGACCGGCGGGGCGTCCGCCGCCCAGCCCGGCAAGATCGTGCACGAGGTGCGGCACGGCGAGCTGGCGCACTTCGGGCAGGTGCCGTTCGGGCGGTACTACGGCTCGGTCGACGCGACCCCGCTGTTCCTGATCCTGCTCGGGGCGTACGCCGAGCGGACCGGCGACACGGGCCTGGCCCGGCGTCTGGAGCCGCACGCCCGGGCCGCCGTCGGCTGGATGCTGGACCACGGCGGGCTGACCTCGCGCGGCTACCTCGTCTACCGCGCCGACGAGGGCGGCCTGGCCAACCAGAACTGGAAGGACTCCCCCGGCGCCATCTGCTGGGCCGACGGCACCCGGCCCACCGGGGCGGTGATGGCCGCGGGCGCCCAGGGCTACGCGTACGACGCGCTGCGCCGCACCGCCTGGGTGGCGCGCACGGCGTGGGCCGACGAGACGTACGCGGCGCTGCTGGAGCAGGCGGCGGCCGACCTGCGGGACCGCTTCCAGCGGGACTTCTGGATGCGGGAGCACTCCTTCCCGGCGCTCGCGCTGGACGGTGACGGGCGGCAGGTGGACGCGCTGGCCTCCGACGCCGGGCACCTGCTGTGGTCGGGGCTGCTGGACAAGGAGTACGGCGAGGCGGTCGGCCGGCGCCTGCTGGAGCCGGACTTCTTCTCGGGCTGGGGAGTGCGCACGCTCGCCTCCGGCCAGCCGGCGTACCACCCGCTGTCGTACCACCGCGGTTCGGTCTGGCCGCACGACAACGCGCTGATCACGCTGGGCCTGGCCCGCTACGGGCTGCACGACGAGGCCCGTACGGTGGCGCGCGCCCTGGTGGAGGCGGCGTCGGCGGCCGGCCACCGGCTGCCGGAGGTCCTGGCGGGCTACGGCCGTGGCACCCACCCGGAGCCGGTGCCGTACCCGCACGCGTGCGTCCGCGAGGCCCGTTCGGCGGCCGCCCCGCTGGCCCTGCTCACCGCGGTCGGAGGGGTCTGACGGGCCTTGACCGGGCGTTTGCCCGGTGTTTGCCGAGGTCCGTGAACAGCGGACTCGGGTGGCCCGTACGGGATGGCGGCGGGCCAAGGCGGGCCGTGTTTCCCCGGCCCCGCCCAGCCTCCCGGCGTGGCCCGCCACTCCGTCACGGGTCTCGCACGGAAGGACCTCCGGGTTGCCTCAGCACACGAGCACGCGCCAGTCGCCGGACACACCGGAGGCGACGACCGGGGACACCCCGGCCGAAGCGGAGCCGACTACCGCGGAGGCTCCCCGGTCGGCTGCGCCCAAGCCCCCGAATCCCCGCGCCGCGGAATCGGCCGCCGCCGGGGAAGCGGAGGGGCCGGGTACCGGTGAGGCGGCTGCCACCGGGCAGGCGAAGAAGCCCGGCAGCGGTGGGGCCACCCCCACCGGAGAGGCTGAGAAGCCCGGCAGCGGTGGGACCGCCGCCGAGGAGGCGAGGAAGCCCGGCACGGACAGCGCCGAGGACGCTGACGCCACCGGAGAGGCGCAGGAACCCGGCACCGGCGAGACCGCCACCACCGGAGAGACGGAGGAACCCGGCACTGGTGGGACCGCCGCCGTCGAGGAGGCCGAGGAGCCCGGCACCGACAGCGCCGAGGAGGCTGACGCCGGCCGCCCGGCGGCGAAGACGGTCGCCTCAGAGGCCGGCCCCGCCGAGGAGGCAGCGAAGCCGGACGCCGCCGCGACCGGCGGCGCCGGCAAGGACCCGGCGCCCGGTCCCGACAAGGCCGGCCCCGCCGGCGAGGCCGCACAGCCCGGAGCTGACGAGGCCGCCGCCACCGCAGAGTTCGCTCCACCCCGCGCAGACGAGGCCGCCGCCACCGGAGAGACGGAGGAACCCGGCGCTGGTGGGGCCGCCGCCACCGCAGAGGCCGCACCACCCCGCGCAGACAATGCCGCCACCACCGGAGAGACGGAGGAACCCGGCGCTGGTGGGGCCGCCGCCACCGCAGAGGCCGCATCACCCCGCGCAGACGAGGCACCGGCGCCCGGCACGGGCGGGTCCGCCGGCCGCGAGGCCGCACAGTCCGGGATCGACCAGGCCGTCCCGGCCGGCGACGCCCCGGCGCCCGGCGCCGGCGGAGCCGGCCCCACCCCGGCGACCACCGGCGAAGCCCACCCCACCCCCGCGGCGGTGGCCGGTGCGGGCGGGGTGCGGGCCCGGTGGCTCGGGCGGACAGCGCGCTGGCGGGACGCGCATCCGGCGGCGGCGCGGGGGCTGTCCGTGGCGGTGACCGTGCTGGCCGCCGCGCTGGTCGTCGCCGCGCTGGTGCTGCCGAACACCGTGGTCGGGCTGCGGCCCGCGAAGTTCGTCCGGCTCCCGGCGGAGGCGGTCATCGGGGCAGCGGTGATGCTGGCCCTGCCGCGCCGGCCCCGGGTGGTGCTGGCCGCGGTGTCCGGGGTGGCGCTGGCCGCGATGACCGTGCTGAACCTGCTCGACATGGGGTTCAACCAGTACCTCGGCCGCAGCTTCAACCTCGTCCTCGACTGGAGCCTGCTCGGCGACGCGCAGTCGTACCTGGAGGACTCGCTCGGCCGCACGGCCACCCTCGCCGCCACCGCCGGTCTGATCGTCGTGGTCCTGCTGCTCTTCGTGCTGCTGGCGCTGTCCATGGTCCGGCTGAGCGACCTGCTCGCGCGGCACACCGGCACCGCCACCCGCGGCACGCTGGTCGCGGGCGTCGTGTGGATCACCTGCTCCTCGCTCGGCCTGCAGATCTCCGGCGTGCCGATCGCCTCGGACCGCACCGCGGCCGCCCTGAAGATCCAGGCCCACCGGGTGAGCGACACCCTCCGGGACGAGGCGGAGTTCCGGAAGGTGGCCAGGGTGGACGCCTTCGGCGACACCCCCGGCGCCCAGCTCGTGCCCGACCTGCGCGGCAAGGACATGATCTTCACGTTCATCGAGAGCTACGGCCGCAGCGCGATCGAGGACCCGATCATCGCGCCCGGCGTCGACAAGACGCTGGACGAGCGCACCGCCGCGCTGGCCAAGGCCGGCTTCCACGCCAGGAGCGGCTGGCTGACCTCGGCGACCTACGGCGGCAGCAGCTGGCTCGGCCACTCCACCACCATGTCGGGGCTGTGGGTCAGCAACCAGCAGCGCTACCGCACCGTCATGGCGAGCGACCACCTCAGCCTCACCAAGGCCTTCGAGAAGACCGGCGCCTTCGACACGGTCGGGGTCATGCCGGGGGTGCAGAAGGCCTGGCCCGAGCAGAGCTTCTACGGCCTGAACAAGGTCTACAACGCCTTCGAACTCGGCTACAAGGGACCGAAGTTCAGCTGGTCGACCATGCCGGACCAGTACGCGCTCCAGCAGTACCAGGACCGGGTGCACAGCAAGAAGCCCGCCGACGGCAAGTCGCGGATGTCGCTGCTCATCCTCACCTCCAGCCACCAGCCCTGGGCGCCGATCCCGAAGATGGTCGGCTGGGACCAGCTCGGCGACGGCTCGGTCTTCAAGGGCATCCAGGCGGCGGGCAACAAGCCGGCCGACATCATCGCCGACACCACCAGGTCCCGGCAGGAGTACGGCAAGTCGGTCCAGTACTCGGTGACCGCGCTCACCCAGTGGCTGGAGCGCTACGGCGACAAGGACACCGTCCTGGTGTTCCTCGGCGACCACCAGCCCATCGCCCGCGTCAGCGGCAACCACGCCAGCCGTGACGTGCCGGTCGCCATCGTCGCCAAGGACCCGAAGGTCCTCGACAAGATCGACGGCTGGGGGTGGACGGACGGCCTCCGGCCCGCGCACGACGCCCCGGTGTGGAAGATGAGCGCCTTCCGCGACCGCTTCCTGACGGCCTACGGGTCGACCCCCCACCCCAAGCGGGGCTGACCGCCGGACGGCGGGCAGCGGTCAGGGACGGTGAACCGCAGGACGGCAGCCTCAGCCGCCCGACGTGTCCAGCTCCGCGTCCTCGCCGACGCCCGCGCAGTCGTACGGGTCCTTCAGCCAGCCGTCCGGCAGCACCACCCGGTTGTTGCCGGACGTACGGCCGCGGGGCCCGTCGGCGCCGGCCGGCCAGGGCTGGTCCAGGTCCAGCTCGTCCAGACCGGCCCGCAGTTCCGCGAGCGACGAGGTGATCGCGAGCCGCTTGCGCATCTCGGAGCCGACCGCGAAGCCCTTGAGGTACCAGGCGACGTGCTTGCGGAAGTCGACGACGCCCTTCGACTCGTCCCCGATCCACTCGCCGAGCAGGGTGGCGTGGCGGACCATGACACCGGCCACCTCGCGCAGCGTCGGCCGGGCCAGGTCCTCGGTGCGCCCCTCGAAGGCGGCGACCAGGTCCGCGAACAGCCACGGCCGCCCGAGGCAGCCGCGCCCGACGACCACACCGTCGCAGCCGGTCTCCCGCACCATGCGCAGCGCGTCCTCGGCCGACCAGATGTCGCCGTTGCCGAGCACCGGGATCTCGGGCACGTGCTCCTTCAGCCGGGCGATGGCCTCCCAGTCGGCCGTACCGCCGTAGTGCTGGGCGGCCGTGCGGCCGTGCAGCGCGATCGCCGTGACGCCCTCCTCGACGGCGATGCGGCCGGCGTCCAGGTAGGTGATGTGGTCGTCGTCGATGCCCTTGCGCATCTTCATCGTGACGGGCAGGTCACCCGCCCCGCTGACCGCCTCGCGCAGGATGGCCCGCAGCAGGTTGCGCTTGTACGGCAGCGCGGAGCCGCCGCCCTTGCGGGTCACCTTGGGGACCGGGCAGCCGAAGTTCAGGTCGATGTGGTCGGCGAGGCCCTCCTCCGCGATCATGCGGACGGCCTTGCCGACGGTCGCCGGGTCGACGCCGTACAGCTGGATCGAACGCGGCTGCTCGCTCGCGTCGAACCTGATCAGCTGCATGGTCTTGTCGTTGCGCTCGACCAGGGCCCGGGTGGTGATCATCTCGCTGACGAACAGGCCCTTGCCGCCGCTGAACTCCCGGCACAGGGTGCGGAAGGGCGCGTTGGTGATGCCCGCCATGGGTGCGAGCACGACGGGCGGCGCGACGGCGTGCGGGCCGATGGAGAGCGGGTGGGTCATCAGACGGCTCCGGGACGGACGTACGGCGGACGGCAAGGAACCATTGTCCCTCACTCCCCGCCCTGCTCCGCCGGCCCCTCCCGGCGCCCGGGGTGCTTGACCTCCGGCCCCACGGACACGCCAGCATCTTGTAGCGGTCATTAGTTAGATGCACTATCGAAATTCGCGTACGATGGGAACCATGCCCGAGCTCAGCCACCGCCGTCGCATGCTCGTGCTCGCGATCTGCTGCATGAGTCTGCTGATCGTGAGCCTCGACAACACCGTCCTGAACGTCGCACTGCCCTCCATGCAGCGCGAACTGCACGCCGAGACCTCCGGCCTGCAGTGG
Above is a genomic segment from Streptomyces collinus Tu 365 containing:
- the dusB gene encoding tRNA dihydrouridine synthase DusB, whose translation is MTHPLSIGPHAVAPPVVLAPMAGITNAPFRTLCREFSGGKGLFVSEMITTRALVERNDKTMQLIRFDASEQPRSIQLYGVDPATVGKAVRMIAEEGLADHIDLNFGCPVPKVTRKGGGSALPYKRNLLRAILREAVSGAGDLPVTMKMRKGIDDDHITYLDAGRIAVEEGVTAIALHGRTAAQHYGGTADWEAIARLKEHVPEIPVLGNGDIWSAEDALRMVRETGCDGVVVGRGCLGRPWLFADLVAAFEGRTEDLARPTLREVAGVMVRHATLLGEWIGDESKGVVDFRKHVAWYLKGFAVGSEMRKRLAITSSLAELRAGLDELDLDQPWPAGADGPRGRTSGNNRVVLPDGWLKDPYDCAGVGEDAELDTSGG
- a CDS encoding sulfatase-like hydrolase/transferase — translated: MPQHTSTRQSPDTPEATTGDTPAEAEPTTAEAPRSAAPKPPNPRAAESAAAGEAEGPGTGEAAATGQAKKPGSGGATPTGEAEKPGSGGTAAEEARKPGTDSAEDADATGEAQEPGTGETATTGETEEPGTGGTAAVEEAEEPGTDSAEEADAGRPAAKTVASEAGPAEEAAKPDAAATGGAGKDPAPGPDKAGPAGEAAQPGADEAAATAEFAPPRADEAAATGETEEPGAGGAAATAEAAPPRADNAATTGETEEPGAGGAAATAEAASPRADEAPAPGTGGSAGREAAQSGIDQAVPAGDAPAPGAGGAGPTPATTGEAHPTPAAVAGAGGVRARWLGRTARWRDAHPAAARGLSVAVTVLAAALVVAALVLPNTVVGLRPAKFVRLPAEAVIGAAVMLALPRRPRVVLAAVSGVALAAMTVLNLLDMGFNQYLGRSFNLVLDWSLLGDAQSYLEDSLGRTATLAATAGLIVVVLLLFVLLALSMVRLSDLLARHTGTATRGTLVAGVVWITCSSLGLQISGVPIASDRTAAALKIQAHRVSDTLRDEAEFRKVARVDAFGDTPGAQLVPDLRGKDMIFTFIESYGRSAIEDPIIAPGVDKTLDERTAALAKAGFHARSGWLTSATYGGSSWLGHSTTMSGLWVSNQQRYRTVMASDHLSLTKAFEKTGAFDTVGVMPGVQKAWPEQSFYGLNKVYNAFELGYKGPKFSWSTMPDQYALQQYQDRVHSKKPADGKSRMSLLILTSSHQPWAPIPKMVGWDQLGDGSVFKGIQAAGNKPADIIADTTRSRQEYGKSVQYSVTALTQWLERYGDKDTVLVFLGDHQPIARVSGNHASRDVPVAIVAKDPKVLDKIDGWGWTDGLRPAHDAPVWKMSAFRDRFLTAYGSTPHPKRG